Proteins co-encoded in one Candidatus Acidiferrales bacterium genomic window:
- the menC gene encoding o-succinylbenzoate synthase, whose amino-acid sequence MRIEKVILREIRMPLVMRFETSFGTTTDRRIMLVEVQAEGVTGWGECIAGEEPHYSPETIETAWLILRDYLWPEIRGKAFDSARDVWGMLRQTRGNNMAKGALESAIWDAEAKQKGMPLWKLLGGVREEISSGVSIGIQPTLDELIATVEKELAAGYQRIKIKIKPGQDLRPVEALRKRWPQVRLMVDANSAYSLEDITFLKQLDPFGLMMIEQPLGWDDIYSHAKLQKQIQTPVCLDECIHRYDHALAAIELGACKIINMKMGRVGGQLQARRIHDLCQKNAIPVWCGGMLESGVGRAQNIALSTLENFTLPGDVAASKRYWAEDIIDPEVEVTPKGTIKAPSGPGIGYQVKLERVEKLTVRRENLV is encoded by the coding sequence ATGCGTATCGAAAAGGTGATCCTTCGTGAAATTCGCATGCCCCTGGTCATGCGGTTCGAGACAAGTTTCGGGACGACAACGGATCGCCGAATCATGCTCGTCGAGGTTCAAGCGGAGGGCGTGACCGGCTGGGGAGAGTGCATCGCCGGCGAAGAACCTCACTATTCTCCGGAGACGATTGAAACTGCTTGGCTGATTCTCCGGGATTATTTGTGGCCTGAAATTCGAGGCAAAGCATTCGACTCAGCGCGAGATGTGTGGGGCATGCTTCGCCAGACGCGCGGTAACAACATGGCCAAGGGCGCACTGGAATCTGCGATTTGGGACGCTGAAGCCAAGCAGAAAGGAATGCCACTTTGGAAGCTCTTGGGCGGCGTACGCGAAGAGATTTCCTCCGGCGTGTCCATTGGCATTCAACCGACTCTGGATGAGCTGATCGCGACGGTAGAGAAGGAATTGGCGGCTGGATACCAAAGAATCAAAATCAAGATCAAGCCCGGCCAGGATTTAAGGCCGGTGGAAGCCCTGCGCAAGCGCTGGCCACAGGTTCGTCTGATGGTGGACGCCAATTCTGCGTACTCTCTGGAAGACATCACATTTTTGAAGCAGCTTGACCCATTCGGCCTGATGATGATCGAGCAACCGCTCGGATGGGACGATATCTACAGCCATGCGAAACTCCAGAAACAAATTCAAACTCCCGTTTGCTTGGACGAATGCATCCATAGGTACGACCATGCCCTGGCTGCCATTGAACTGGGCGCTTGCAAGATCATTAATATGAAGATGGGCCGGGTGGGAGGACAGTTGCAGGCGCGCCGAATTCACGACCTGTGCCAGAAAAATGCGATCCCCGTTTGGTGTGGCGGCATGCTGGAAAGTGGAGTCGGGCGCGCCCAGAACATTGCGCTCTCGACACTCGAAAATTTCACGCTTCCCGGTGACGTTGCCGCCAGTAAGCGCTACTGGGCGGAGGACATCATCGACCCAGAGGTGGAAGTTACGCCTAAAGGAACGATCAAAGCGCCATCCGGCCCTGGAATTGGATATCAAGTAAAACTTGAACGCGTCGAAAAGCTGACTGTTCGCCGCGAAAATCTGGTTTAA